Below is a window of Nocardioides oleivorans DNA.
AAAGGCGGGTCGCATCACCGTGGCGTCTTATGCGACCCAGTGGGAGTCCGTGCGCGTCCACAGTGACGGGTCGGCGCGGATCGTCGACAACGCGCTGCGCCTGCACCTCCTGCCGGCGCTCGGCGCCTACCCGCTCGCCAGCGTCCTGCCTACGCAAGTGCAGGGGTTCGTTCACGGCCTCGAGGCCAAGGGGCTGGCTCCCGGCTCGGTGCGCAACATCTACGACGTCACGGCGCGAGTGTTCGAGGCCGCGGTGTACGACCGAAAAATCCCGCGGACACCCTGCGTCAAGATCAGGTTGCCGTCGGGCGGTGGCGTCGAAGTGGTCCCGCCGACGGTTGAGGAGATCGATGCCGTGCGCGTCGAGCTGGATCCTCGCTACAGGGCTGCGTTGCTCGTGCTCTCTGGCTCTGGGCTACGCATCGGCGAGTTCCTCGGCCTCGGCATGTTCGATGTCAACTACCTAGGTCGATCGATTCGGGTTGAGCGCCAGCGACTCCAGACCAACGCGCTGGCTGACCTGAAGACCAAGGCGTCACGGCGCACCGTGCCAATCGGGCAGGTAGTCGTCGACGGCCTCACTGA
It encodes the following:
- a CDS encoding tyrosine-type recombinase/integrase, which codes for MASIKKRPNGRWRARYRDASGREIAKHFDRKVDGQQWLDEVTASVVRGDYVDPKAGRITVASYATQWESVRVHSDGSARIVDNALRLHLLPALGAYPLASVLPTQVQGFVHGLEAKGLAPGSVRNIYDVTARVFEAAVYDRKIPRTPCVKIRLPSGGGVEVVPPTVEEIDAVRVELDPRYRAALLVLSGSGLRIGEFLGLGMFDVNYLGRSIRVERQRLQTNALADLKTKASRRTVPIGQVVVDGLTEHLREFPGTDEALFVDEWGKPLSYSRWKKMLAAAAGRAGVELTSHDLRHFAASALISGGASVKQVQAFLGHASAVITLRTYAHLFPGDEDRTRVVLDAALGPLADSSRTEGASNA